A window of the Mannheimia granulomatis genome harbors these coding sequences:
- the tusD gene encoding sulfurtransferase complex subunit TusD, protein MDYVLAVKSPVYGSQAAFLAYQVAEELIKANHTIRQVFFFQDGVSNANAFVNAATDEINLVEMWKNLAKSHRLPLHLCIAAAQRRGVVDEQSSHNQANNLAECFTLAGLGEFSQAVLKADRLLIF, encoded by the coding sequence ATGGATTATGTATTAGCGGTAAAATCGCCGGTTTATGGTTCTCAAGCGGCATTTTTGGCATACCAAGTGGCAGAAGAGCTTATCAAAGCAAATCACACCATCCGTCAAGTCTTTTTCTTTCAAGACGGAGTCAGTAATGCCAATGCTTTTGTCAATGCTGCAACAGATGAGATTAATTTAGTCGAGATGTGGAAAAATCTAGCAAAATCTCACCGCTTGCCACTGCATTTATGTATTGCAGCAGCACAACGCAGAGGCGTTGTTGATGAGCAAAGTTCTCATAACCAAGCAAACAATTTAGCCGAATGTTTTACCCTTGCCGGCTTAGGTGAATTTAGCCAAGCAGTGCTAAAAGCCGATAGATTACTGATATTTTAA
- the rimO gene encoding 30S ribosomal protein S12 methylthiotransferase RimO → MSASPNIGFISLGCPKNLVDSERILTELRSDGYNIIPSYEGADLVIVNTCGFIDSAVQESLESIGEALQNNGKVIVTGCLGAKENQIREVHPQVLEITGPHSYEAVMQHVHKYVPRPEYNPYVNLVPKQGVKLTPKHYAYLKISEGCDHRCTFCIIPSMRGNLDSRSIVQVLDEAKRLVDAGVKEILVVSQDTSAYAMDKKRESGSKTVFWNGMPIKNDLTTLCEQLGTLGAWVRLHYVYPYPSVDDLIPLMASGKILPYLDMPLQHASPKILKAMKRPGSIDRTLERIKKWREICPDLTIRSTFIVGFPGETEEDFQMLLDFLQEAQLDRVGCFKFSPVEGAVATEMEDQVPEEIKEERFHRFMALQQQISAERLQRKIGKTLQVIVDEIDEEGIIGRSQADAPEIDGLVYVDNPANRDITVGQIISVTITNADEYDLWGTLN, encoded by the coding sequence ATGAGTGCTTCACCAAATATCGGATTTATCAGCCTAGGCTGTCCTAAAAACCTTGTGGATTCAGAGCGTATTTTAACGGAGCTACGTTCTGACGGTTACAATATTATTCCAAGCTACGAAGGGGCAGATTTAGTCATTGTAAACACCTGTGGTTTTATCGACAGTGCAGTGCAGGAATCACTCGAAAGTATCGGTGAAGCATTACAAAACAACGGTAAAGTAATTGTCACCGGCTGCTTGGGTGCTAAAGAGAATCAAATTCGCGAGGTCCACCCGCAAGTGTTGGAAATTACCGGCCCACACAGTTATGAGGCGGTGATGCAACACGTACATAAATATGTGCCACGTCCGGAATATAACCCTTATGTAAATCTCGTACCGAAACAAGGGGTAAAACTGACGCCCAAACATTACGCCTACCTAAAAATTTCTGAAGGCTGCGACCACCGTTGTACCTTCTGTATTATTCCGTCTATGCGGGGCAATTTAGACAGCCGTTCGATTGTGCAGGTGCTGGATGAAGCAAAACGCTTGGTTGATGCAGGCGTGAAAGAGATTTTGGTTGTATCACAAGACACATCAGCGTATGCAATGGACAAAAAACGCGAAAGCGGCTCAAAAACCGTATTCTGGAACGGTATGCCGATCAAAAACGATTTAACCACACTATGCGAACAGCTTGGCACACTCGGTGCGTGGGTGCGTTTGCATTATGTTTACCCGTATCCAAGTGTTGATGACTTAATTCCACTGATGGCAAGCGGTAAAATCCTGCCGTATTTGGATATGCCGTTACAACACGCAAGCCCGAAAATTTTAAAAGCCATGAAACGCCCTGGCTCGATTGATCGCACACTGGAACGCATCAAAAAATGGCGTGAAATCTGCCCGGATTTAACTATTCGCTCGACCTTTATCGTTGGTTTCCCAGGCGAAACCGAAGAAGATTTCCAAATGCTGCTTGATTTCTTACAGGAGGCACAATTAGATCGTGTAGGCTGTTTCAAATTCAGCCCGGTTGAAGGAGCTGTCGCAACTGAGATGGAAGATCAAGTGCCGGAAGAAATTAAAGAGGAACGTTTCCACCGCTTTATGGCACTACAACAACAAATTTCTGCCGAACGTTTACAGCGTAAAATCGGTAAAACTTTGCAAGTCATCGTCGATGAAATTGATGAAGAAGGCATTATCGGGCGCTCTCAAGCGGACGCACCGGAAATTGACGGTTTGGTTTATGTCGATAACCCCGCAAACCGCGATATTACTGTAGGCCAAATTATTTCAGTCACAATTACAAACGCAGATGAATATGATCTGTGGGGAACATTAAATTAA
- the tusB gene encoding sulfurtransferase complex subunit TusB, with product MLYTFSKAQYDAETLDTFLTHLNENDVVVLWQDGVLQAVKNQDFFAKLPHCYLLEQDVVARGLNASLQIFKTLSLYEFIGLTEKNFPQIAL from the coding sequence ATGCTTTATACATTTTCGAAAGCGCAATATGATGCTGAAACGCTAGACACTTTTTTAACGCATCTTAATGAGAACGATGTAGTTGTGTTATGGCAAGATGGGGTGCTGCAAGCGGTCAAAAATCAAGATTTTTTTGCGAAATTGCCTCACTGCTATCTTCTAGAACAAGATGTGGTTGCCAGGGGGTTAAATGCGTCGCTTCAAATATTTAAAACCCTTTCATTATATGAATTCATTGGTTTAACTGAAAAAAATTTTCCACAAATTGCACTTTAG
- the tusC gene encoding sulfurtransferase complex subunit TusC: MKKYKLAFLFTQPPFGTAVSREGLDTLLAASAFCDEQDIAICFLNDGVFNLVAGQQPEILLQKDHISTFKLLSLYDLNECFVCQDSVKARQLEQAQWMLANIQFKTQVEIFTILQQAEKVLTF, from the coding sequence ATGAAAAAATACAAGCTCGCTTTTTTATTTACACAGCCACCTTTCGGCACTGCTGTTAGCCGTGAAGGGCTAGATACTTTATTGGCTGCCAGTGCATTTTGCGATGAACAAGATATCGCTATTTGCTTTTTGAATGATGGCGTATTTAATTTGGTTGCCGGTCAGCAACCGGAGATATTGCTGCAAAAAGATCATATTTCTACTTTTAAACTATTGTCGCTTTATGATTTAAATGAGTGCTTTGTCTGCCAAGATTCTGTGAAGGCACGTCAATTAGAGCAAGCGCAGTGGATGCTTGCGAATATCCAATTTAAAACACAGGTGGAGATTTTTACTATTCTCCAACAAGCAGAAAAAGTGCTGACTTTTTAA
- a CDS encoding 3-keto-L-gulonate-6-phosphate decarboxylase UlaD, which translates to MSKPMLQIALDSLSLEKGVADAKQAEELVEIIEVGTILAFAEGMKAVSTLRALHPNHIIVCDLKTTDGGAILAKMAFEAGADWLTVSAAAHPATKAACKKVADEFNAAHPELKVKKEIQIEIYGNWTVEKDAKEWVELGVTQAIYHRSRDAELAGKGWTAEDVELMKQLSALGLELSITGGIVPEDIHLFKEIKNAKAFIAGRALVGEKGKQTAEAIRAEIDKYWA; encoded by the coding sequence ATGTCAAAACCAATGCTTCAAATTGCACTTGATTCTCTTAGTCTTGAAAAAGGCGTGGCAGATGCCAAACAGGCTGAAGAGCTAGTCGAAATCATTGAGGTAGGTACTATTCTTGCATTTGCAGAAGGCATGAAAGCTGTCTCAACCCTGCGTGCTTTACATCCAAATCACATCATTGTGTGCGATTTAAAAACTACCGATGGCGGTGCAATTTTAGCCAAAATGGCATTTGAGGCCGGTGCAGATTGGTTAACAGTTTCAGCAGCTGCTCATCCTGCAACTAAAGCAGCCTGCAAAAAAGTGGCAGATGAGTTCAATGCAGCACACCCTGAACTTAAAGTGAAAAAAGAGATTCAAATCGAAATCTACGGCAACTGGACAGTTGAAAAAGATGCAAAAGAATGGGTGGAATTAGGGGTTACTCAAGCCATTTACCATCGCTCTCGTGATGCAGAACTTGCAGGCAAAGGCTGGACGGCTGAAGATGTTGAATTAATGAAACAGCTTTCTGCGCTAGGTTTAGAGTTATCGATCACAGGCGGTATCGTGCCGGAAGATATTCATCTATTTAAAGAAATCAAAAATGCGAAAGCCTTTATCGCAGGCCGTGCTTTAGTGGGTGAAAAAGGTAAACAAACTGCCGAAGCAATTCGTGCGGAAATTGATAAATATTGGGCATAA
- a CDS encoding alpha/beta hydrolase yields MAHSPFNHHYLEMQEHFLYVPYLQQHRRIRVLLPKDYHHETWQTYPVLYMHDGQNVFYSKESYSGHSWKIIPTLKSHQELPKLIIVGIDNAGKERLNEYAPWKTTTGSTPETQNAGGLGAEYAKWLVETVKPFIDIHYRTKFQKEHTLLAGSSMGGIITAYIGGAYPHIFGHLGVFSLASWFSESDFLRFCHQSPLYSNTKVFIQVGTNEGDEIDSHFISNMNQAYIDCTLNYYQSLIRTGLPLDNIRLRIMANEIHHEMHWADHLVDFLRFSLIQY; encoded by the coding sequence ATGGCACATTCACCTTTCAACCATCACTACTTAGAAATGCAAGAACACTTTCTTTATGTGCCATACTTACAACAGCACCGACGCATTCGAGTGTTGCTACCGAAAGACTATCATCATGAGACGTGGCAAACCTATCCGGTGCTATACATGCACGACGGACAAAATGTATTTTATAGCAAAGAGTCTTACTCCGGACACTCGTGGAAAATTATTCCTACGCTGAAATCTCACCAAGAATTACCTAAGTTAATTATTGTTGGCATTGATAATGCAGGAAAAGAGCGTTTAAATGAATATGCTCCTTGGAAAACAACGACAGGCTCTACGCCGGAAACCCAAAATGCAGGCGGGCTTGGTGCAGAATATGCCAAATGGCTGGTAGAAACGGTCAAACCTTTCATTGATATTCACTATCGAACTAAATTTCAGAAAGAACACACATTGCTTGCCGGTAGCTCAATGGGAGGAATTATTACTGCGTATATAGGCGGTGCTTATCCACATATCTTCGGACATCTAGGCGTATTTTCGCTTGCCTCTTGGTTTAGCGAATCTGATTTTTTAAGGTTCTGTCACCAATCTCCCCTTTATTCAAATACCAAAGTCTTTATTCAAGTAGGTACAAATGAAGGTGATGAAATAGACTCGCACTTTATTTCCAATATGAATCAAGCCTACATTGATTGTACGCTTAACTATTATCAATCTTTGATTCGTACAGGATTGCCCTTAGATAATATCCGCTTACGGATAATGGCAAATGAAATCCACCACGAAATGCATTGGGCAGATCATCTTGTAGATTTTTTAAGATTCTCGCTGATTCAATATTAA
- a CDS encoding SlyX family protein: MDDNYTVSMRITELETKVAFQELIIEELNQSLIEQQFAVDKLQTQIRHLAEKFKGIQGSQITSQAEETPPPHY, from the coding sequence ATGGATGATAATTATACAGTTTCAATGAGAATTACCGAATTAGAAACAAAAGTTGCGTTTCAAGAGCTGATTATTGAGGAATTAAACCAATCTCTAATCGAGCAGCAATTTGCTGTAGATAAGCTACAAACCCAAATCCGCCACTTAGCAGAAAAGTTTAAGGGTATCCAAGGAAGTCAAATTACGTCTCAAGCAGAAGAAACGCCTCCACCACACTATTAA
- a CDS encoding helix-turn-helix transcriptional regulator → MTKKFTPFSDEDHAILASYFPIVDGIAALIGEHCEIVLHSLEFLEHSAIYIANGHNTNRKIGSPITDRALKSLHHMATDSVSKPYFTKAKGGVLMKSITIAIRNGKQHVIGLLCVNINLEVPTSQFLSSFISPLDTEAEVTFASSVEDLVSQTIQTTIDDVMADRQISNNNKNRQIVLSLFEKGIFDIKDSINQVAEKLDISRHTVYLYIRQIKQDND, encoded by the coding sequence ATGACAAAAAAATTCACGCCTTTTTCAGACGAAGATCATGCTATCCTCGCCTCTTACTTTCCTATCGTTGATGGTATTGCTGCCTTAATTGGTGAGCATTGCGAAATTGTACTTCACTCATTAGAGTTTCTGGAGCATTCTGCAATTTATATTGCCAACGGGCATAATACTAATCGCAAAATTGGTTCACCGATTACCGATCGTGCATTGAAATCTTTACATCACATGGCAACCGATAGCGTGTCTAAGCCTTATTTTACGAAAGCAAAAGGTGGTGTATTGATGAAATCAATTACTATCGCTATTCGTAATGGAAAACAGCACGTAATTGGTTTATTGTGTGTGAATATCAATTTAGAAGTACCTACCTCACAATTCTTAAGTTCCTTTATTTCACCATTAGATACAGAAGCTGAGGTTACTTTTGCCAGTTCAGTAGAAGATTTGGTGTCACAGACTATTCAAACGACGATTGATGATGTGATGGCAGATCGTCAAATTTCCAACAATAATAAAAATCGACAAATTGTTCTTTCATTATTTGAGAAAGGCATTTTTGATATTAAAGATTCCATTAACCAAGTGGCGGAAAAGTTAGATATTTCGCGTCATACGGTTTATCTCTATATTCGTCAAATTAAACAGGATAATGATTAA
- a CDS encoding 4Fe-4S cluster-binding domain-containing protein, producing MTALSDIFVPLHRIIPFSNVEGQGNRTSIFLQGCKLNCLYCHNPETIPRYTEEAKQVSLQYLYEQVMDAVPFIRGVTVSGGEPTIHHKKLIPLFDALHKQGLTCYLDSSGFFEYEATKPLIEVTDKFLFDLKGDGIGLQSLCFDRKNQSGKVPEQIIPSVNHIKPENLARNLQNLSQLLPLDKVEEVRLVYVTAFYDAQHLIEKVAELLRPYPEVLLKIIRVHTKGARDEEGLAPFVPTIEQTDKLAEFAKQCGIQKIITIY from the coding sequence ATGACCGCACTTTCAGACATTTTTGTCCCTTTGCATCGGATTATCCCGTTCTCCAATGTTGAGGGACAAGGTAATCGCACCAGCATTTTTTTGCAAGGTTGCAAACTGAATTGCCTCTACTGTCACAACCCGGAAACCATTCCGCGTTATACTGAGGAGGCAAAACAGGTGAGCTTGCAATATCTATACGAGCAGGTAATGGATGCTGTGCCGTTTATTCGTGGCGTGACTGTATCCGGCGGGGAGCCGACCATTCATCACAAAAAGTTGATTCCGTTGTTTGATGCACTGCATAAGCAAGGTTTGACGTGTTATCTCGACAGTAGTGGCTTTTTTGAATATGAAGCAACTAAGCCACTTATTGAGGTAACCGATAAATTTTTATTTGATTTAAAAGGGGATGGGATAGGGCTGCAAAGTTTATGTTTTGATCGCAAAAATCAAAGTGGAAAAGTACCCGAGCAGATTATTCCCTCGGTAAATCATATCAAACCTGAAAATCTTGCCCGTAATTTGCAAAATTTATCGCAATTATTACCGCTTGATAAGGTGGAAGAGGTACGCTTGGTTTATGTGACCGCGTTTTATGATGCACAGCATTTGATTGAGAAAGTAGCGGAATTGCTTCGCCCTTATCCTGAGGTATTACTCAAAATTATTCGTGTACATACTAAAGGGGCAAGGGATGAAGAAGGGCTGGCGCCTTTTGTGCCTACAATAGAGCAAACAGATAAACTGGCTGAATTTGCCAAACAATGCGGAATTCAAAAAATTATCACGATTTATTGA
- a CDS encoding YjjI family glycine radical enzyme, translated as MQASLQDILEVVKAKNLTYHQKLMSLGNIAERLFSPVELLGYTEEEWSYINNQMICDLCEGYAIYRPRYILPDYNVYMQKGCKFLDLPPPTNLDEALDGLLILYSHVPSITTYPVYIGRLDALLDPFITDEEQDYIKIKRFLNHIDKTIADSFCHANIGPYDTKAGRLILKAVIELENTTPNMTIRYDKQKTSREFAELAAKACLLVSKPSFANDAYYRQDLGDEYGIASCYNALPECGGAYTLTRLRLGTIGRACTSVDEMVNELLPKVANLALSTMDKRHKFLVEESNFFESSFLVEEGFIKRTNFTGMIAIVGLADAVNHLLKQEGLNETFGQSKRGDEIATLIMDKLQAVNNAHQGLYAERTNNQYLLHAQVGASNHAEDKMNTPAHRIRVGEEPTLLAHLKQSAPFHKYFPSGTGDLFAFDQTYTDHLDAVVDIIDGSFAQGYRYITTYLKNTDLIRVTGYLVKKSEVERYRKGEAVLRDTTWYGAGTDDCAKVFDRQLRDQENVNAG; from the coding sequence ATGCAAGCTTCATTACAGGATATTCTTGAGGTTGTAAAAGCCAAAAATCTAACTTATCACCAAAAATTAATGAGTTTGGGCAATATTGCCGAACGGTTGTTCAGCCCGGTTGAGCTATTAGGTTATACAGAGGAAGAGTGGTCGTATATTAACAATCAGATGATTTGTGATCTGTGTGAGGGCTATGCTATTTACCGTCCTCGTTATATTCTGCCTGATTATAATGTGTATATGCAAAAAGGCTGTAAATTCTTGGATTTACCGCCACCAACCAATTTAGATGAAGCTTTAGACGGCTTATTAATTCTTTATTCACATGTGCCATCCATTACTACCTACCCTGTTTATATCGGGCGTTTAGATGCGTTACTTGATCCGTTTATAACTGATGAAGAGCAAGATTACATCAAAATTAAACGCTTCCTCAATCATATCGATAAAACCATCGCAGACTCTTTCTGTCATGCCAATATCGGACCTTATGATACCAAAGCCGGTCGTTTGATTTTAAAAGCAGTGATTGAGCTTGAAAACACTACACCTAATATGACAATTCGTTATGACAAACAGAAGACCTCGCGGGAGTTTGCTGAACTCGCGGCAAAAGCCTGTCTGTTAGTTTCAAAACCTTCTTTTGCTAACGATGCCTATTATCGCCAAGATTTAGGGGATGAATACGGTATTGCAAGTTGCTATAACGCCTTACCTGAATGTGGTGGTGCTTATACCTTAACTCGTTTACGTTTAGGTACTATTGGGCGAGCTTGTACAAGTGTCGATGAAATGGTCAATGAACTTCTGCCAAAAGTGGCAAACTTAGCCCTTTCTACCATGGATAAACGCCATAAATTCTTAGTAGAAGAAAGCAACTTCTTCGAAAGCAGTTTCTTGGTAGAAGAAGGGTTTATTAAGCGTACTAACTTCACCGGAATGATTGCCATTGTAGGCTTGGCAGATGCAGTAAATCACTTGTTGAAACAAGAAGGTTTAAATGAAACCTTTGGTCAAAGCAAGCGTGGTGATGAAATTGCAACTTTAATTATGGATAAGCTACAAGCAGTGAATAATGCTCATCAAGGTTTATATGCTGAGCGTACTAATAACCAGTATTTACTGCATGCTCAAGTGGGCGCAAGCAATCACGCAGAAGATAAAATGAATACGCCTGCTCACCGGATTCGTGTGGGTGAAGAGCCAACTTTATTGGCACATTTAAAACAGTCAGCACCGTTCCATAAATATTTCCCGTCCGGTACGGGGGATTTATTCGCCTTTGACCAAACCTATACCGATCATTTAGATGCGGTGGTAGATATTATTGATGGTTCGTTTGCACAGGGCTATCGTTATATCACTACTTATCTGAAAAACACCGATTTAATTCGTGTAACAGGCTATTTAGTGAAGAAAAGTGAAGTAGAGCGTTACCGTAAGGGCGAGGCGGTATTGCGTGATACCACATGGTATGGTGCAGGCACCGATGATTGTGCGAAAGTATTCGACCGTCAATTACGTGACCAAGAAAATGTGAATGCGGGATAG
- the fkpA gene encoding FKBP-type peptidyl-prolyl cis-trans isomerase, which yields MLKTKLSTLAIITSAFFATQVMAEEKADPKFVDDSSYAVGVLLGKNIEGVMESQKHIFTYNQDKIIAGVQDTIKKTGKLTDEDLQKHLKSLDAYLSAKEAKITEEKNKVALASGDKFRADYKKQSGVKETSSGLLYKIEKAGEGSSPKPEDTVKVHYKGTLTDGTVFDSSYDRGEPIEFQLSQLIPGWIEAIPMLKKGGKMEIVLPPKLGYGERAAGKIPANSTLKFEIELLDFKAAEEKK from the coding sequence ATGTTAAAAACGAAATTATCCACTCTTGCTATTATCACCTCTGCTTTTTTTGCAACTCAGGTAATGGCTGAAGAAAAAGCTGACCCGAAATTTGTTGATGATTCATCTTATGCGGTTGGTGTATTGTTGGGTAAAAATATTGAAGGTGTGATGGAATCACAAAAACACATTTTTACTTATAATCAAGATAAAATTATTGCCGGTGTGCAAGATACGATTAAGAAAACCGGTAAGTTAACCGATGAAGATTTACAAAAGCATTTAAAATCATTAGATGCTTATTTATCGGCTAAAGAAGCGAAAATTACCGAAGAAAAGAATAAAGTAGCCCTAGCTTCCGGTGATAAATTCCGTGCGGATTATAAAAAACAATCCGGTGTGAAAGAAACCTCTTCGGGTCTGCTTTATAAAATTGAAAAGGCAGGTGAAGGTAGCTCACCAAAACCAGAAGATACTGTAAAAGTACATTATAAAGGTACATTAACAGACGGTACGGTTTTTGATAGCTCATACGATCGTGGTGAGCCAATTGAGTTTCAATTGAGTCAATTAATCCCGGGATGGATTGAGGCGATTCCAATGCTGAAAAAAGGCGGAAAAATGGAAATTGTTCTACCGCCGAAATTAGGTTATGGTGAGCGTGCTGCGGGTAAAATTCCAGCAAATTCAACCTTAAAATTTGAAATTGAATTATTAGATTTCAAAGCGGCTGAAGAGAAAAAATAA
- the mtnN gene encoding 5'-methylthioadenosine/S-adenosylhomocysteine nucleosidase: MKIGIIGAMAQEIEILRNLMVEPKVTELAGCKIFEGKINHTRVALLQSGIGKVSAAVGTTLLIQLVQPDLIINTGSAGGLDPNLNVGDILISTEVRHHDVDVTAFGYEIGQLPSNPAAFLPNEELVEFAKKEAQKAGFNVVSGLICSGDAFINGAEKIADIRHNFPNVIAVEMEAAAIAQVCHAFDVPFVVVRAVSDVADKESHLSFEEFLPLAAEKSSAIVIAMLTDLD; encoded by the coding sequence ATGAAAATTGGTATTATTGGTGCAATGGCACAAGAAATTGAAATTCTACGTAATTTAATGGTAGAACCTAAAGTAACCGAATTAGCCGGCTGTAAAATTTTTGAAGGAAAAATCAATCACACCCGTGTGGCATTATTACAATCGGGAATCGGTAAAGTATCGGCAGCTGTCGGTACAACACTGCTTATACAACTCGTGCAGCCGGATTTAATCATTAATACAGGCTCTGCCGGTGGCTTAGACCCAAATTTAAATGTCGGTGATATTCTTATCTCTACGGAAGTACGCCATCATGATGTTGATGTTACTGCCTTCGGTTATGAAATCGGGCAGCTTCCGTCAAATCCGGCGGCATTCTTACCTAATGAGGAATTAGTGGAATTTGCTAAAAAAGAGGCACAAAAAGCCGGTTTTAACGTGGTTTCTGGTTTAATCTGTAGTGGTGATGCTTTTATTAACGGAGCCGAAAAAATCGCAGATATCCGCCATAACTTCCCAAATGTGATTGCAGTTGAAATGGAAGCTGCAGCGATTGCTCAAGTCTGCCACGCTTTTGATGTGCCTTTCGTAGTAGTGCGTGCAGTTTCAGATGTAGCGGATAAAGAATCTCATCTTTCCTTTGAAGAATTTTTACCGCTAGCGGCAGAAAAGTCTTCTGCGATTGTCATTGCGATGCTCACTGATTTAGATTAG
- a CDS encoding adhesin has translation MSEEKLPSVIRFEKAVAAKDYEGACNELLAILSKLDSNFGGTSGIEFDTPSQLDNLEKEQAIYFCTRMAVAITRLFEDPAMEISEHGALRFLTLQRWIALIFASSPYVNADHILRSYNKNKNTTDINSVDLEATLSALIKFCILYLPESNISLNLDTAWGASPDLTASLCFALQSPRFIGTATAFSKRAAILQWFPSKLAQIENLNKLPNSISHDVYMHCSYDTAANKHDVKRALNEVIRRHLLFAGWEDRQITQLGERNGKPVMVVLLEHFHSAHSIYRTHSTSMVAAREHFYLIGLGSEAVDEAGRAVFDEFHETPKEGTLFDRLWFIRELCEQNGPAVFYMPSIGMDLTTIFASNARFAPIQAVALGHPATTHSDFIEYVVVEDDYVGTEECFSEKLLRLPKDALPYVPSALAPNSVVYNLREKPEAVNIGIASTTMKLNPYFLEALKAIRDRAKVKVHFHFALGQSSGITHPYVERFIKSYLGSDATAHAHLPYEEYLSVLHRCDMMVNPFPFGNTNGIIDMVTLGLVGVCKTGPEVHEHIDEGLFKRLGLPEWLITQTADEYVNCAIRLAENHEERLAIRRYIIENNRLQTLFSGDPRPMGQIFLAKVNEWIATTHSQTETAKPKKTRKAATTDKPPVKKEAKKAEKTPSKKAKTSAKTS, from the coding sequence ATGTCAGAAGAAAAACTGCCTAGCGTTATTCGCTTTGAAAAAGCTGTCGCAGCTAAAGATTATGAAGGTGCTTGTAATGAGTTGTTAGCTATCCTTTCGAAATTAGATAGCAACTTCGGTGGAACTTCCGGGATCGAATTTGACACACCGAGCCAACTTGACAATTTAGAAAAGGAACAAGCGATCTACTTTTGTACTCGAATGGCAGTCGCAATTACCCGTTTATTTGAAGATCCTGCAATGGAAATTTCAGAGCACGGTGCTTTGCGTTTTTTAACTCTGCAACGCTGGATCGCCTTGATTTTCGCCAGTTCTCCATATGTAAACGCCGACCATATTTTGCGTTCATACAATAAAAATAAAAACACTACAGATATCAACTCCGTAGATTTAGAAGCAACTTTATCCGCGTTGATTAAGTTTTGTATTTTATATTTGCCGGAATCAAATATCTCATTAAATCTAGATACTGCTTGGGGAGCATCGCCAGATTTAACTGCATCGCTTTGTTTTGCTCTGCAGTCTCCCCGCTTTATTGGTACAGCAACAGCATTTTCAAAACGTGCGGCAATTTTGCAGTGGTTCCCATCTAAATTAGCGCAAATTGAAAATCTGAATAAATTGCCTAATTCGATTTCTCACGATGTCTATATGCATTGCAGTTATGATACGGCAGCAAACAAACATGACGTAAAACGGGCATTAAATGAAGTTATTCGCCGCCATCTACTATTCGCAGGCTGGGAAGACAGACAAATCACGCAGTTAGGCGAGCGTAACGGCAAACCTGTTATGGTGGTATTATTAGAGCATTTCCATTCTGCACACTCTATTTATCGAACCCATTCAACCTCAATGGTTGCTGCTCGTGAGCATTTTTATTTGATTGGATTAGGTAGTGAAGCAGTTGATGAAGCAGGACGTGCTGTTTTTGATGAATTCCATGAAACACCAAAAGAGGGAACGTTATTTGATCGCCTTTGGTTTATTAGAGAACTTTGTGAGCAAAACGGTCCTGCAGTATTCTATATGCCAAGTATCGGTATGGATTTAACCACTATTTTTGCCAGCAATGCCCGTTTTGCTCCGATTCAAGCCGTGGCACTCGGTCATCCGGCAACGACTCATTCTGATTTTATTGAATATGTTGTGGTAGAAGATGATTATGTAGGGACTGAGGAGTGTTTTAGCGAAAAATTATTACGCTTACCCAAAGATGCTCTGCCTTATGTGCCATCTGCATTAGCACCGAATTCTGTCGTATATAACCTACGTGAAAAACCGGAAGCGGTGAATATCGGTATTGCATCAACAACCATGAAGCTAAACCCTTATTTCCTTGAAGCCTTAAAAGCGATTCGTGATAGAGCAAAAGTGAAAGTGCATTTCCATTTTGCCTTAGGTCAATCAAGTGGTATTACACATCCTTATGTAGAGCGCTTTATTAAAAGTTACTTAGGTTCTGATGCAACTGCTCATGCTCATTTACCTTACGAGGAATATCTAAGTGTGTTACATCGCTGTGATATGATGGTCAACCCGTTCCCGTTTGGTAATACAAATGGCATCATTGATATGGTAACACTCGGCTTAGTAGGCGTTTGCAAAACCGGACCTGAAGTGCATGAACATATTGATGAAGGTTTATTTAAACGCTTGGGTTTACCGGAATGGTTGATTACCCAAACCGCAGATGAATATGTTAACTGTGCAATTCGCTTAGCAGAAAACCATGAGGAACGTTTAGCAATTCGCCGTTATATTATTGAAAATAATAGATTGCAAACCTTATTCTCCGGTGACCCTCGCCCAATGGGACAAATCTTCTTGGCCAAGGTGAATGAGTGGATTGCAACGACACACTCACAGACAGAAACCGCTAAACCCAAGAAAACGAGGAAAGCGGCAACGACCGATAAACCACCTGTGAAAAAAGAGGCAAAAAAAGCAGAAAAAACGCCAAGTAAAAAAGCGAAAACATCTGCTAAGACATCTTAA